In a genomic window of Branchiostoma lanceolatum isolate klBraLanc5 chromosome 12, klBraLanc5.hap2, whole genome shotgun sequence:
- the LOC136446604 gene encoding ETS translocation variant 1-like isoform X2: MAYNQRKEFYDQEVPYMYPQSVPSADREDDTPPTEDGQKRKELQDSEELFQDLSQLQEAWLAEASCVEDEEQFVPDFQAENILTAPMKVKSEPRSLDECPRPCSHMAPPGEVSNPDKFDFGEQLFMGNPCDPKLPPLPPPQPPTPKQDGLSYPPSTSSTGYPPPPEPPRYQRQLSEPAYRLADPHAFQRQVSDPMFQRQVPDHMHFQRSTSDTGFQPPRSEGQSPFPTNIKQEFPEPMYSRAMAPPFPPCPPIKQEPIDMGYDGGQAEVPVWDPYQRRDSMYGPQATAAEGFLTDSNIRSFYDDSCLPEKLAEGKGSVRLSDMAPLPIRRHSLMHVPLLNMTTQCSNCGMKPELYREAPTYQRRGSLQLWQFLVALLEDPSNTPFIAWTGRGLEFKLIEPEEVARRWGMQKNRPAMNYDKLSRSLRYYYEKGIMQKVAGERYVYKFTCDPEALFSMAFPDNQRPVLKTDSQVPQMNPPLVVPTDCPVTGDNTVPLRHLDDSLEQMAYMQEMQRVCTTASDQALDNAIF; the protein is encoded by the exons ATGGCCTACAACCAGCGAAAAGAATTCTACGACCAGGAAGTGCCTTATATGTATCCACAG AGTGTTCCCAGTGCAGATCGGGAGGATGACACACCTCCGACAGAGGATGGACAAAAGCGCAAGGAACTCCAAGATTCTGAAG AGCTGTTCCAAGATCTAAGCCAGCTCCAGGAGGCCTGGCTAGCTGAAG CAAGTTGTGTTGAAGATGAAGAACAGTTTGTGCCTGATTTCCAAGCTGAGAACA TTTTGACGGCCCCCATGAAGGTGAAGTCGGAGCCCCGCAGCCTTGATGAGTGTCCTCGCCCCTGCTCACACATGGCTCCGCCTGGCGAGGTGTCCAACCCGGACAAGTTCGACTTTGGCGAGCAGCTGTTCATGGGGAACCCGTGCGATCCTAAGCTGCCGCCTCTACCACCACCCCAGCCACCCACCCCGAAACAAGATGGCCTGTCTTACCCACCCAGTACCTCCAGTACAGGCTATCCACCTCCACCAGAACCCCCCAG GTACCAGAGACAACTGTCTGAGCCCGCCTACAGATTGGCAGATCCTCATGCCTTCCAGCGACAGGTGTCAGATCCCATGTTCCAAAGACAAGTCCCTGACCACATGCATTTCCAGCGATCAACGTCAGACACAGGTTTCCAGCCACCTCGTAGTGAGGGCCAGTCTCCATTTCCGACCAACATCAAACAGGAGTTCCCTGAGCCCATGTACAGTCGTGCCATGGCTCCACCCTTCCCACCATGCCCACCAATCAAACAGGAGCCGATAGACATGGGGTATGATGGCGGACAAGCAG AAGTTCCAGTGTGGGACCCTTACCAGCGCCGGGACTCCATGTACGGCCCACaggctactgcagcagaag GCTTTCTTACCGACAGCAACATCAGGTCTTTCTATGACGACAGCTGCCTGCCAGAAAAGTTAGCCGAAG GGAAGGGTTCTGTCCGGTTGTCTGACATGGCTCCACTGCCCATCAGAAGACACTCTTTGATGCATGTACCTCTACTCAACATGACCACCCAGTGCAGCAACTGTG GTATGAAGCCAGAGCTGTACCGGGAAGCTCCAACCTACCAGCGTCGAGGTTCTCTCCAGCTGTGGCAGTTCCTGGTGGCCTTATTAGAGGACCCAAGTAACACGCCCTTCATCGCATGGACAGGCAGAGGACTGGAGTTCAAACTCATTGAACCAGAggag GTTGCCCGGCGTTGGGGCATGCAGAAGAACAGACCGGCCATGAACTATGATAAACTCAGCCGCTCCTTGCGGTACTACTATGAGAAAGGCATCATGCAGAAAGTGGCAGGGGAACGTTATGTCTACAAGTTCACATGTGACCCTGAGGCATTGTTCTCCATGGCATTCCCTGACAATCAGCGTCCAGTGCTGAAAACAGACAGCCAG GTCCCACAGATGAACCCACCACTGGTTGTGCCTACAGACTGCCCTGTGACGGGGGACAACACCGTGCCTCTCAGGCACCTGGACGACAGTCTGGAGCAGATGGCATACATGCAGGAGATGCAGCGAGTCTGCACGACTGCATCTGACCAGGCGCTGGATAATGCCATTTTTTGA
- the LOC136446604 gene encoding ETS translocation variant 1-like isoform X1 — protein MAYNQRKEFYDQEVPYMYPQSVPSADREDDTPPTEDGQKRKELQDSEELFQDLSQLQEAWLAEASCVEDEEQFVPDFQAENILTAPMKVKSEPRSLDECPRPCSHMAPPGEVSNPDKFDFGEQLFMGNPCDPKLPPLPPPQPPTPKQDGLSYPPSTSSTGYPPPPEPPRYQRQLSEPAYRLADPHAFQRQVSDPMFQRQVPDHMHFQRSTSDTGFQPPRSEGQSPFPTNIKQEFPEPMYSRAMAPPFPPCPPIKQEPIDMGYDGGQAEVPVWDPYQRRDSMYGPQATAAEGFLTDSNIRSFYDDSCLPEKLAEAGKGSVRLSDMAPLPIRRHSLMHVPLLNMTTQCSNCGMKPELYREAPTYQRRGSLQLWQFLVALLEDPSNTPFIAWTGRGLEFKLIEPEEVARRWGMQKNRPAMNYDKLSRSLRYYYEKGIMQKVAGERYVYKFTCDPEALFSMAFPDNQRPVLKTDSQVPQMNPPLVVPTDCPVTGDNTVPLRHLDDSLEQMAYMQEMQRVCTTASDQALDNAIF, from the exons ATGGCCTACAACCAGCGAAAAGAATTCTACGACCAGGAAGTGCCTTATATGTATCCACAG AGTGTTCCCAGTGCAGATCGGGAGGATGACACACCTCCGACAGAGGATGGACAAAAGCGCAAGGAACTCCAAGATTCTGAAG AGCTGTTCCAAGATCTAAGCCAGCTCCAGGAGGCCTGGCTAGCTGAAG CAAGTTGTGTTGAAGATGAAGAACAGTTTGTGCCTGATTTCCAAGCTGAGAACA TTTTGACGGCCCCCATGAAGGTGAAGTCGGAGCCCCGCAGCCTTGATGAGTGTCCTCGCCCCTGCTCACACATGGCTCCGCCTGGCGAGGTGTCCAACCCGGACAAGTTCGACTTTGGCGAGCAGCTGTTCATGGGGAACCCGTGCGATCCTAAGCTGCCGCCTCTACCACCACCCCAGCCACCCACCCCGAAACAAGATGGCCTGTCTTACCCACCCAGTACCTCCAGTACAGGCTATCCACCTCCACCAGAACCCCCCAG GTACCAGAGACAACTGTCTGAGCCCGCCTACAGATTGGCAGATCCTCATGCCTTCCAGCGACAGGTGTCAGATCCCATGTTCCAAAGACAAGTCCCTGACCACATGCATTTCCAGCGATCAACGTCAGACACAGGTTTCCAGCCACCTCGTAGTGAGGGCCAGTCTCCATTTCCGACCAACATCAAACAGGAGTTCCCTGAGCCCATGTACAGTCGTGCCATGGCTCCACCCTTCCCACCATGCCCACCAATCAAACAGGAGCCGATAGACATGGGGTATGATGGCGGACAAGCAG AAGTTCCAGTGTGGGACCCTTACCAGCGCCGGGACTCCATGTACGGCCCACaggctactgcagcagaag GCTTTCTTACCGACAGCAACATCAGGTCTTTCTATGACGACAGCTGCCTGCCAGAAAAGTTAGCCGAAG CAGGGAAGGGTTCTGTCCGGTTGTCTGACATGGCTCCACTGCCCATCAGAAGACACTCTTTGATGCATGTACCTCTACTCAACATGACCACCCAGTGCAGCAACTGTG GTATGAAGCCAGAGCTGTACCGGGAAGCTCCAACCTACCAGCGTCGAGGTTCTCTCCAGCTGTGGCAGTTCCTGGTGGCCTTATTAGAGGACCCAAGTAACACGCCCTTCATCGCATGGACAGGCAGAGGACTGGAGTTCAAACTCATTGAACCAGAggag GTTGCCCGGCGTTGGGGCATGCAGAAGAACAGACCGGCCATGAACTATGATAAACTCAGCCGCTCCTTGCGGTACTACTATGAGAAAGGCATCATGCAGAAAGTGGCAGGGGAACGTTATGTCTACAAGTTCACATGTGACCCTGAGGCATTGTTCTCCATGGCATTCCCTGACAATCAGCGTCCAGTGCTGAAAACAGACAGCCAG GTCCCACAGATGAACCCACCACTGGTTGTGCCTACAGACTGCCCTGTGACGGGGGACAACACCGTGCCTCTCAGGCACCTGGACGACAGTCTGGAGCAGATGGCATACATGCAGGAGATGCAGCGAGTCTGCACGACTGCATCTGACCAGGCGCTGGATAATGCCATTTTTTGA
- the LOC136446604 gene encoding ETS translocation variant 1-like isoform X3, which produces MAYNQRKEFYDQEVPYMYPQSVPSADREDDTPPTEDGQKRKELQDSEELFQDLSQLQEAWLAEASCVEDEEQFVPDFQAENILTAPMKVKSEPRSLDECPRPCSHMAPPGEVSNPDKFDFGEQLFMGNPCDPKLPPLPPPQPPTPKQDGLSYPPSTSSTGYPPPPEPPRYQRQLSEPAYRLADPHAFQRQVSDPMFQRQVPDHMHFQRSTSDTGFQPPRSEGQSPFPTNIKQEFPEPMYSRAMAPPFPPCPPIKQEPIDMGYDGGQAEVPVWDPYQRRDSMYGPQATAAEGFLTDSNIRSFYDDSCLPEKLAEGMKPELYREAPTYQRRGSLQLWQFLVALLEDPSNTPFIAWTGRGLEFKLIEPEEVARRWGMQKNRPAMNYDKLSRSLRYYYEKGIMQKVAGERYVYKFTCDPEALFSMAFPDNQRPVLKTDSQVPQMNPPLVVPTDCPVTGDNTVPLRHLDDSLEQMAYMQEMQRVCTTASDQALDNAIF; this is translated from the exons ATGGCCTACAACCAGCGAAAAGAATTCTACGACCAGGAAGTGCCTTATATGTATCCACAG AGTGTTCCCAGTGCAGATCGGGAGGATGACACACCTCCGACAGAGGATGGACAAAAGCGCAAGGAACTCCAAGATTCTGAAG AGCTGTTCCAAGATCTAAGCCAGCTCCAGGAGGCCTGGCTAGCTGAAG CAAGTTGTGTTGAAGATGAAGAACAGTTTGTGCCTGATTTCCAAGCTGAGAACA TTTTGACGGCCCCCATGAAGGTGAAGTCGGAGCCCCGCAGCCTTGATGAGTGTCCTCGCCCCTGCTCACACATGGCTCCGCCTGGCGAGGTGTCCAACCCGGACAAGTTCGACTTTGGCGAGCAGCTGTTCATGGGGAACCCGTGCGATCCTAAGCTGCCGCCTCTACCACCACCCCAGCCACCCACCCCGAAACAAGATGGCCTGTCTTACCCACCCAGTACCTCCAGTACAGGCTATCCACCTCCACCAGAACCCCCCAG GTACCAGAGACAACTGTCTGAGCCCGCCTACAGATTGGCAGATCCTCATGCCTTCCAGCGACAGGTGTCAGATCCCATGTTCCAAAGACAAGTCCCTGACCACATGCATTTCCAGCGATCAACGTCAGACACAGGTTTCCAGCCACCTCGTAGTGAGGGCCAGTCTCCATTTCCGACCAACATCAAACAGGAGTTCCCTGAGCCCATGTACAGTCGTGCCATGGCTCCACCCTTCCCACCATGCCCACCAATCAAACAGGAGCCGATAGACATGGGGTATGATGGCGGACAAGCAG AAGTTCCAGTGTGGGACCCTTACCAGCGCCGGGACTCCATGTACGGCCCACaggctactgcagcagaag GCTTTCTTACCGACAGCAACATCAGGTCTTTCTATGACGACAGCTGCCTGCCAGAAAAGTTAGCCGAAG GTATGAAGCCAGAGCTGTACCGGGAAGCTCCAACCTACCAGCGTCGAGGTTCTCTCCAGCTGTGGCAGTTCCTGGTGGCCTTATTAGAGGACCCAAGTAACACGCCCTTCATCGCATGGACAGGCAGAGGACTGGAGTTCAAACTCATTGAACCAGAggag GTTGCCCGGCGTTGGGGCATGCAGAAGAACAGACCGGCCATGAACTATGATAAACTCAGCCGCTCCTTGCGGTACTACTATGAGAAAGGCATCATGCAGAAAGTGGCAGGGGAACGTTATGTCTACAAGTTCACATGTGACCCTGAGGCATTGTTCTCCATGGCATTCCCTGACAATCAGCGTCCAGTGCTGAAAACAGACAGCCAG GTCCCACAGATGAACCCACCACTGGTTGTGCCTACAGACTGCCCTGTGACGGGGGACAACACCGTGCCTCTCAGGCACCTGGACGACAGTCTGGAGCAGATGGCATACATGCAGGAGATGCAGCGAGTCTGCACGACTGCATCTGACCAGGCGCTGGATAATGCCATTTTTTGA